The sequence CAAACTGAAATGTATGTGGAAAATTCCTTAATGTAATAAATCTGTAAGAAGACTTCAATTTCAGAGTTTTTTATGCTTGTCTACAAGTTTTAGAAGGTGATGTACATGGAGCAGTGAGTTATGACACTTTCTCCCCCtttgtgtaaagaaaaaaaaaaatgcatttctctccaaaaatatatttcttcccaATACTTGAAAGGGAGATTATGTTCCCAGGACATGCACATATTGGCACATTTCACCTTTACATCTCAGCTctaagcagagcagagagcaatgaaGGTTAGAGAGGTTGGATACATCCTGCTTTTATCTCTTTGCTGTCAAGCAGCGGCCACACCTGTGCTAGGAATTCCCTCACACATCCTTCCTGTTTATGAACCAGCCAAATCTTTGTGACAAACTCCAACACCCAGAAGCCCAGAGCACAGAATTATcagcaaatcacagaatcatttaggttggaaacgACCTCTAAGATTATCCAGTCCAACCTTTGACCTAGCACTGCCATGTCCACCATTAAAACATGTCACGAAGCCCTACATTTTCGtgttttttaaagacctccaaggatgatgactcaactacttcccttggcagcctgttccaatacttcataactctttcagagaagaaattattctgaatatCAAACCTAAACCTGTCCTGGCACAACTTAAGtttatttcctcttgtcttatcacttggtacTTTGAGAAGAGACTGATCCCCACTTCACTATAGCCTTTTTAAGGTGATTGTAGAGCaccataaggtctcccctgagactCCTTTTTAAGGCCCAGAGCACAGCTGGTGAAAGCAAATGTGACCCCTGTCTTGAAGGAATGCAAGATggaagacccaggaaactataggccAGACAGCCTTTCCTCAGTTCCTGGGAATCGGATGGGGTAGCTaaacatggaaaacatttccaagcaCACGGAGGATAACAAAGTGATCAggagtcagcatggattcaccaagagTTTCTTGAGACTTACCAGCTTGACAGCCAGTGATATCCCTTTTGGGAAACTGGAATTCCTGGGCATCTCCCTGAAGTGCCAGGGCACTGATGTGTATAGTGCGTAGAACAAGAGGAAGAACCAGAGGTCTGTGTGTGGTTACAGAGGTCTCATTTTGGATAGCAGAGATGGTGTGACAGCCCACAACAGGAGTGCAGCCAGGGGTGGAGAGGATTGTAAGGCATGGAGGGAGAGCAGACCTTTTAGGGGGAGAGCAGCGGCAACGTAAGGAGCTTTGCCCTGGTTTTGGTGATGAGAAGTCATGGGTCTGGATTAGCAGGCACACGAACATGGGTGACCTTGTTGTTGGTGTCACCTAGAGACCTCCTgtaaggaagaagcagcaggtaTGGCCTTCCTCAGACAACTGGAAAATGCCTCAAGTTTGCAGGAAATGGTCCTCACGGGGGAAGTTGAAACACCCAGATTTCTGCTAGAATACCAGTACAACAGAGCACAAGCCATCTAACGGGTTTCTGGAGGGCATCAATGCTGAATTGATGAGCATGCAGAGATATTGTTAGGACAACCAAAGCCCTCCTGGAGTTGAATCTGGCAAAGGACATGAAGAATAACATGGACATGTTAGGATAAtgaagaataacaagaaggacTTCTTCTACAAGGACATCAGCATTGAATGGAAGGCTGGATAAAATGCAGACTCACTGCTAATTACAGAGAAGGCACAGGTGGCAGAGGACATagagaaggctgaggcactGCTCACTGTCCTCTTTGCTGCATTCTTTCCAACCTTGGCTTCTGGAACGGCAAGTCCTTGagatcagaacaaaaaaaacctgaagcaAGGAAGTCGTACTTTGTGAGGTGGAGGACCTTGTTAGGGAACCCTTGGGCAAACTGTATTCCAAAGAAGTGGTGCTTAAGAATATGACTGGGAGGAGTAAGTAGGAATTTATAAAGCGGAAAATGTGTTTAACAAACCTGACTGCCTTCCACTAAAAGATGTCCTCAGATCGTGGAGGCTTGTGGTTGCTCAGGGAAGTTGTGgagcctccatccctggaggtattcagaaCCCATTTGGACATggacctgggcaacctgctcagGCTGATCCTGTTTGAGCAAAGGGGTTGGCCTAGGCAatctccagagctcccttccaacctcaaacattCTGTCGTTCTGTGATACCTGGCAGTGCTTCTGAGAACTTTTCCGTGGTACCTCAAACCAGTCTGAGTCCTGGTGTCCATGGAACAGAGTTTGCTTTTAGGATGACCTCACTCACTAGGTAACCCTGATGAGCAGAGATTACAAAAGCAGGCAGAGTCTCAACCCACagcagtattcccaggtccagACTCCACTGACCAGCTCCTTCTTCCTTGAGGATTATGAATTGGAAGAAACTTTGGAGGCCTGTACCTTGGCCTGCCCTCAGCTGGGATAACTTGGCAGCTAGATCACGTTGGTCAGTGCTTGGTTCACCTCTCATGCtcagaggtgatttttttccccctttcattTGAtatctctctttctgctttttctatctTCTCTGCCCCAACTTGTGCCCCTGCCAGATCACCACACCTACTCAGACCAAGGGCAATCCCAGCCTGCTCTTGAAGCACAGCCTCACCAGGATGCCCTGGGACTCTGCAGGCAGGCTGTGATGGCCTGCTCCAGGAAGAGATGGACTGCATGAAATCAGAGGAGGGCACGTGAGAAACCCAACAGCCAGTGCAGAGGGACAGTGGCAGTAATTGTGAGCTGATGTGGGGCCAGAGCCAGGGGCTACAGAGATCACCAGTgaagccctccagcagctcctttccaCACCCAGGCAGGGAATAACACACCCAGCGGTGCTCCTGAGAGAGGTCAGGACACGGGACAGGAGGCACTGTGAGCTGTGGTGCCAGGCACTGACGCTCAGCCCTGGCTCTGGGGTCTCCCAGCAGGTGCTgccagtgcctgcagcccccagagccccccagccctgtgggCAGCACTGAGGCCCGTCCTGAcctttgggagctgctctggctgcagaggggctgccaggagcactggggctggtgctgcccacCCACACATCCTGCCCCAGGTGCCTCTTGGTCCCTGCAGCCATGGCTGTGACTGAGGAGAGAGGCCGGCCTGGCTGGGGCGTGGGGCCTGGCAGTAGTTTGGGGGTGGTGGCCGTGTAAGAacttgctgcagtgctgtggctcCTGTCCACAGGCCTGTCTCTGGGCTGGCCCAGCATCACTGCCCCACTCACAGCCACGGATCCCAACAGGAGGAAGGAGTCAGACATTTCCAAGACCAGCTCCCACCTGGGATTTTGTACTTTCCCTTTGGTTGATGCCACTAATACTGAGATTTAAACTAAAAGCTCAGCCATCAGGAAGTGAAAAAGTCCCACTTAATTTATATACAGCTATTACTTTGCTACGAGAAAGTCCACATTGATACACACTTTTAAACAGGCTTGGACAGGCTTCATCTGACACAATGCATGTTCATTCCTCAATAGCAGTGGTAGGAGTGAAAATATTGGGGGggatgaaaagcagaagcacaaacagttaaaaataatgaaatatgaaaacaagacaaaatataataatggaaaagaaggaaacacaaGGTTTGAATGGGATATACAGGGCGTCACCTGTGGAGAGATATGGGACATTTATGATTCCTGAAAAATGTCCATAAAAGCACTTTCACAATAGCATCCTTTAGTGCTTGCATCCTCATACTGTAGATGAGAGGGTTCAGTGCTGGGGGAACCACAGAGTaaagaactgccaccaccaggtccagggctggggaaaagatagaggggggcttcaggtaggcaaacatgccagtGACGATTAACAAAGAGACCACGACCAAATGAGGGACacatgtggaaaaggctttgtgccgtccctgctcagagggcatcctcagcataGCCTTGAAGATCTGAATGTAGGAgagaacaatgaaaataaaacagcccaAAAACAGAAGACTACTAAATGCGAGAAGTCTAAGATCCCTATGGTAGGAatgtgagcaggagagcttgaggatctgggggatttcacagaagaactggtccacagcattgcctcgGCAGAGGGgcaaggaaaatgtattggcagtgagCAGCAGAGCATTGAGCaacccactgccccaggcagctgctgccatctgggcacaagctctgctgcccaggagggtcccatagtgcaggggcttacagatggcaacgtagcggtcgtaggccatgactgtgagaagggaaaaatctgATGACAtcaaaaagacaaacagaaattcCTGTGCAACACATCCCAtgtaggaaatggccctggtgtcccagagggaattggccatggctttggggagagtggtggagatggatcccaggtcgaggagggcgagattgaggaggaagaagtacatgggggtgtggaggcggtggtcgcaggctacggcggtgaggatgaggccattgcccaggagggcagccaggtagatggccaggaagagcgcgaagtgcaggagctgcagctcccgcgtgtctgcgaatggcaggaggaggaactcagtgatggagctgctgttggacatctgattCTTCTGGGAATGGGGATCTGTACATGTAgtaaaagacaatgaaaagtTAGGACAGGTTTCTCTGAGTGAACCCTGTGCCATTCCTTGTAGACCTCCCCCTGCCATActcaaatgctttttgtttctctgctggaaTCTTTCATTTAGCTCCATGACATGAGCTTCGTTTTTAAGGTTCAGTGTGCAATGAGGAGCAGgggcctctgctgctggtcttGCGAGGGAATCAGTCCTGACCCAGTGCAGGGAGTACACAGGAACATAGCAGGAGggtaaggttttattttcagattttgtcagATGAAATCCCTTCTTACACAAAAGagcatagaatcacagaatggctcgggttggaagagaccttacaGATAATCCATTTCCAAACgccttgccatgggcagggatgctaccCACTAGGTCAGGATGCCCAGGACCTCATCCAACCTTGTCCTGAACACCTCTAGGAATAGGACATTCACAGCCTATCTGGGCAATATGTTTCAGTACCTCGcctccctctgagtgaagaatttcctcctaatctctaatctaaatctccccacttttagtttaaaaacattccccgatcctgtcattatctgattgatcAAAAAGtagctctccatcttttttataagacccctttaaatacggaaaagctgcagtgaggtcaccctgatcagccccaactctctcagcctttgttcgaaggagaggtgctccagcatgCTGATCATCTTCATGTCAGCATGTTAATATCTGCATTCCGGTGCTACATAATGTAGTTGGCAGAAAGGAGTTTTAGGGGCAATTTTTTATACACattctcttccccctcttcaTGCCCAAACAGTgttctctgaagtcagaaatcctgagcatttctgctgcactcaCAGGGAATGGTTGTGAGACCTGAGAGGCAAAGGGATTCCCTGTGGCTCAGAGCAGagtgagggagctggctggacTTGTCTCCAATGGCCCAGAGCTTTTGTAGATGGAGGGCAATCATATTTATGTTACCCTGAAAAGAAGCCAGATGCTGCTGAGACCAGATGAATCCACTGCCAATCTGTCAATGCCCAGCCTTTCTCAAGGTACCTGAACAAGGTCTCAGCACCACACCTCTAGCCAAGGACACCTATCATTCATTTCACCAACCCAACAGTTGCATGTagcatctctctgcttcttcCCTGGGTTTCACATAACACAGAAGTGCTATGGAAAAGATTTGCATCCTGCAGGACAGCTCACAGATTGAAAGGACACCCCAAGGAGATAACCAAATGACCTAGTGATGATCTTTCATGAAGGGAAAGTCAACTCTCTCCCCATCCTCACAGATTGCATTGCCCACAACCCCCAGGCAGCTGACCCCCTCTGCAGTTGCAGCACAGGTGGAAATGGGCGCATGGCTGGAGAGAtgcacctctgctctgctggagctctggctgcagaagaCATGCCCCATGCCTTGGACCCATGGGCGTGAGGGCAGAGGCTTTtctgggtgggagaggaggcaAGGGGGCATGTTCAGAGGAAGGGGTCTGCACTGAATGGAAATAATAAGGAGTTTTCTGATGAATTCTCCCTCTGACAAGATTTCTGATTAACTTTCCCCTCATTCCTTGATCATACCCCTGATGCctgaaggttttatttctggGAGTTGTTTCCCTGTCTCATGTCTTATTCCTGTTTCTGCTCACAGCCTCAACCAAATCTGTGTGCAGTAatctttgcccttcagaaaccTGCCTGTATGCAAGAGACTGCCTAGGTGCATGTGCATCTTTGCAGGTGGAAAAGGACCTGtcagaaagccctgctgggtTCAGCAAAGTTGATGCTGTCGCTTTCAATAtgaagaggagaggctgaaggtaCATTTGGGGCAGCTCACAAACATACTGATCCTCAGAGTTACAGTTCAGGAGTCTCAGCAATGTGCTCATACTTACAGctcctcttccatttcttcctgcttcccCTCCTGTCCAGTAGAGTAGGCAATTGAAAAGAGGGCAGAAAATCCCTATTTTGACCTTGTTTGCTTGGGAAATGCCCTTGTCATACAACagagctgtgagcaggctgccccaggcagcagcctcccgccagcagcaggaccctgccctgccgggggggctccttccacccgcagcttctccccgcagcgccctgggcagctccccgggcaggctgagtgctgagcctggcaggcggcagaggccctgccccggcacacagcccctggggcacagcagggaccctgctctgcaccacagccctgggcacccctgcctgcacccgcggcttctccttcctccaggagctgcggctgcattgccctccagccagagacttaccggggtcagggctggcaagtgttctcccccagcgagctctgtgcatcctgccacttctgcctgcctttacccactctgtctctgcaggcagtgcccccagccctgctgcgctgggcagaggagctgctcctgggcagagctggctctctgcagcgctgcccgcttgccaggagctccccttgggcccaggagcccggcccagctcagcagcacaggcccagcccaaggcctcccttgctctgccccccaccaggctccctgcccatggccctggggctgcaggggaacctgctgggaaacagcctcaaGGAATCCCTGGGGTTCCCTCTCTCACCtggcacacacacttcttcacACCAGGGTCATTTCTCCTAGCAGAAAACCAATTAAGTGGAACAATCACATCTCCTTGTCCCAGTATCAGTTAGGACATGAAGTCATGGTCAGGGACTGATCTCCTTCATCCCCACTTGaggaaggaattcagcagagtcagtcgaggcatctcatgctgcttgttattcctggggttggaaggggtctCAGCTCCATCCCATGTCTGCCACAGACCCGCAGGAGCTGGGATTCCTCTGGCCTCAGTTCAGGTGTCCACAACATAGGCAGCTTAATGCGAATTACTGAGCCACGATAGCTCCttagtggagatggaggacaggcaggagctgttcagatgcaaacatcTGGTGAAATTTATGGTAGATCCTCTGCGAGTCAGGTGGAGGCATTCCTTTGGgtaactgaaatggcagcagatgccaCATGTAGGACAACTGAACCTGTCCCTACTCCTTatgtgcagggcagcctgcagaggctgtcagcagagcaaaaggagtcATGTGTCACAGGGAGAGCTAAACCATTTTCTTCGTCTTCTACATGCCCCATGGCTGTAACGGCTGTTGTGTCTCAGACATCTCCACAGGGCCTCAGCTCTCACCAGCAaggtctccctgccctttgtgccttgaggcaggacTCTGCAGGGGTACAACAGGTGGTGGGTGGGGACAAAATCACTGGTTACTTTGCAAAGTCCACCCTTAACAGTTCATGGGACCTTAGGGCGTGCATCCACGGGTACAGGGAGAGTGTTCTGGCCAGGAGGTACTGGTTCCTTATGATCCCAGGAAGGGATCggacagcagcattcagatacTGTAAGAGATCATTTATCTGCTCTTAGAGCTAAGACTGTAAGGAGAGAAGACTATAGATGACCTATTGAAtttggtgtgacttcattctagacacagtactccactGTTAGTTGCAGCTCTCCATTAGACATTTGCACTGACCCTATGGGATTATTAAAGGGTGAACAAATTTTGCTGAtcagtccttggctctccagttaATGAATCAGCATATATGTGgtaatcagggagtctcggatAGTGCCATATTGCCACTGGTGCACCATTTGGGTAGCTACTGGCacttcgaccctcagcaaccccacaactgAAGGATCCTGTGAGggaccaggcaaggtagaaaagtgtttaatgtgcataaatcaccataaatcacctccagcatggcCAATTCCACCAGATAtgggctgcctctctccctggtggtccatttgcctgggtgacatacaacatcttccttgaagggatacctttcctttacACCTGACAGGAGTTGCCTCAAGAGAGTGAGGATTTGTGCCCCCTTTCCaactgctttgtcaatgcccccttccctggggagggatccAGCTGCTTGGCATCCCTgtcctctaattccaggctactggCCTTGTTATCCCAGTatcagagcagccaggtgacaatgtgctggcCTAcatgatggctgaaatcttttcgcacattTCACAGCTCCCCAAGGAACAGTGATCAGGTGCTTACTGATGATTTTATGTTATCTCACTCTTCATCCAcctgttcctctgatggccCTACTTGGGTgtagcctgcctcatcttcttcttcctccttccctgtatgagtaggagcttctttccttgctaaacaaggtgtttttttctcacgTATACGTATGACTGATACAGGCACAGGTTGGTTTTTTCGTCATAACATGAGGCAGCGTTACCCAGTAGAGTAAACTAATAACCAGAAACCAGCCCCCAgaaagcccccagcacaagaggaaATACACCGAGTACGTAATGTGCTATCTAACAGAATTCTGACGCAAAACACAACTTTACTACAccgagattaaaaaataaataaaaaaatacaccttgtGGTCAGCAGCTATGAAGCAGACATAATGCTtgtaaccattttattttaacatgatctGGTCATATCTGttattatctcaaccctttggGCCCCACGCAGGACCCATTCAGGGAGGAGGGCATCCCACAGGAGAGACCCAGAGAGGGCAGAGATGGATTGtcaaggagcggtggagacaagtgtcatggactgactgcaatccccattcccctgcaccactcaggggaaggagttacaagaggctggatggggggaatggtgtttttagtttgcttgtggTTCCTGCTGGTTGTAGTCCACtggtaataggcaataaattctATTAATCTGCCTACGCTAAGTCTGTcttgcccatgatgataactGATGCCCATGATGGTATTTGGTGGGTGACCTCGTGCTCTACCCCAACCCCTGAGCtcttttcattctattttctcccccttttccttgtagGTTGGAAGTGAAAGGGCAGTTGCCGTGGAGTTCACCTGCGCAGCTggataaaaccaccacagtaatGGACATGGAAAGGGTTCAGCACCAGGACTGTGGCCACCCAGGGATGGCATCTCAACACCCAGGACATGCTCTGCTAGCCTGGctgcacagaaaagaaggaacagaggttcccctgaagggaagaggaaggcttGATTTCCAACACAGGCATTTCTGGCACATCCCTGAGAggcctgggggagctgcaggccacagaagtctctgggacaccagaggtctttcctcccagagacAGATCCCAAAgaggcaccagctcccagggaaaccTTGTCCCCATCAGGAGAAGTCTGAGCCATGCCCAGAGGAGccctggggctcagggcagccctaGCATCAGGACCCAGGAATCCTGACTGCCACATTGTCCCCTGAGCCCAGAAGGACCCTCAGGCAGGGCTCTTGCAGCAGCCATCAGCCCTATCCAGCCTCCTCCCAAAGCCCTGGACTTGGAGCTCTGGACAGCTGACAGCTCCTGTTCCACcccttgggaaggggctcctgacaTCCTCACctttggaggagagctgcaggagcactggaaaCATGGAAGTCAGGTTGGAGGTGATAGTCGCACTCCAGCAACCCTCCATctcgcttgctgctggccctgagCTCAGGACAAGGGATGCCCGCCCTGGCTCCTaaaccacagctcctctgcaaggtgcccctgctcctccgcccgTCAGCGAGGGTCGCCCAGtgcaaccttgctgcctgctgcccccactcctggccacagaaggacagcggtggggagcacccaagtagtgcccagcagggaccaggccttgcagggaagtgccgGCACTGCCGCTGCTCCAGTGACgatatcctggtgatgcagtgcatccccctgTGACATCAGCACGTGTCATTTGAAGGCCTATGAGGTCATCAACATGGAGACGGCGCAGCTTGGGAGAGAGACGAGagatttcccttcttgtcctgagaaacagtcacctcccttctgcccagttcttttccacaggaacTTGACAAATCCACCAGGAACATCTCCAAATGGTGACAAAGGCCATTGGATATAGGAAATGGAGCGCTGGAGAAGTCACTGCTGTCCTCCTGCACCAACACACCTCTGCTCTTGGAagcccttccaggaaggtgGGGTTTGAGGCTTGTCCTGggcctgggcttttttcaaaagatgggagTGAAGacacctgggatgcagcagcccctcaccgTGCTTGAACTCCACTGCATGTCCCTCACTTGGAGAAGCAGGATGTGTTATATGGAAGGAATTGCAGCACACGCCGGGATCCTCCTTCTGGGACAGCCCATGGGGCTCTGTACTTAGAGATGGCCTCAGCACCATCCCCTGGTCTgccatgcaggaggcagaggtggtaCACGAGGGAATGGCAAACATACCCTCAGCACATCATTGTGAGGGAGAGGAATATGGCAGCACTACAGATGGAGAGGAGAGTGGGGAAAATGGTCTGTGATAGGCGTGGTGCACTCCTCAAGGCTGCTACCCGTTGGCCATGGCCATGAGCCTCTACAGGAGAAGGCGCCCATGAAGAGGTTGAGGTGGAGGGGCGGCCTGCCCCTTGCAGCCGGGCTGCCAGAtctgcctgcaggagaccaCTTCTGCCTTTGTGTGCACAATGAAGTAGGAACCCATCCCGATTTAGGATCTACTCTGGGTTCTCTCTCAGAACTTGACCAAGTCTCTCATTTCAGGAGACCTGATGCATGCTGAAGGCAGGACTACTGCCCCTGACTGTACTGCACACAGATGTACCTGGTCCCGTGTCAGCTGCACCATGTCAAGTGGGCTGCAGGGAAAGACAAGAGTGAGAATGTGCAGTTCTGTGTGTACGGCTGGGCCCTGAAACCTCATCTCTTTCCATGTGCTGAAAAGCAGCTGGACTACAACATGCATTTGGCAAGGGGAGTGTCAAGACACAAGTTTTCCTGTTTGCAAGTCCCAGATCCCAGTGAACATCACCTAGGCTGGCCCATCTGGCAGCTGTGCTCAGAAGCTGTCTCCaagaagccacagaaaccaTCGGGAATGTTTGCACCCAGCAGTGTCCCTTTCCTGTGACCGTCCGAGTGATTAAAGGCCCCCAGGGTGACATGGAGTCAGTGAACTCAGCTTACTCCAATGGCTTCCATAAGACTTTGTCCACTTCTTCAGCCTGACTGCAGCCATTTTCCTCCTGCCATGCTGTCGCCCTGACTGACTCACATTTTGACCCTCATCCACAAGGGTCCTCCCAATCTGCTGCCCAATCCATAGAAGAGATCGATGCATCCAGGCAGCTTCTTTCATGCTGAGGGCAAACCCCTGTTGATCGTCCCCGCttgtctcttctgaagaatcTGCACCCATCCAGCACGACCACACTGTCACCCTGACTGGCTCTCCTCTGACCTTCACCCACAAGGGCACCCCCAACCTGCTGCCCATCCCATAGAGGAGTGGCTCCTTCAAATGGAGGACAATACCCTGTTATTCAGCCCTCCCATCCATATGTCCCTATCCAGCACAGCACCCCAAGCTGAGGGACCTGTCCCCCAGCACCTCATCAGCTCTTCTATCAATGTCACAGCCCTGTGACAGGAGATTGGGatccatctcctcctgcctgttCCCCAGGCTGAGGGCATTGTGGCACATCTGGACTGTGTGTCCTGCTTGTAAACAggacaaagaaacagaataaagaaagatGATTCCTAGCCTAAAAGGAGAAATGATCCTGCTGTCAAGAAGTGGACACGagtcctgcctgccttcctgcctgcccCGTGCTGTCAGGTGGCTGTagcagaggggacccacagccagcccctcgatggggctctgccagcccctcgccctcccctctgcagtgaCGTCATTTCTGCCCAGGGGCTCTCTGATGCGCGGGATGATGTCATAGTGCCTGCCGGCCAGCCCTTCTGAGGGccagtcaggctgctgcagtggcagtgacctcactccagccccctccccacggcctgcctctccccttcccctctcccctctctggacCCCGGGGTGTCACGCAGTCGGTGTcacgcagcagctttgcagtggtgGCCTCCGTGGTGGTGTTGCCAGGGAGGACATCTGCCCCTGAGCCAAAAGGACCTACTACTGCCAAGATGCATTTGGTGTTTCAAGCTGTCACTGGCAGAGGTCttgcaaagtctttctgcagttgtgcccAGGGACCTTCACTCTATgggtcctgggctggggctcTCATTTCAGACGAACCTGCGTCGGTCGTGGCACAAGAAAGACGCCTCTTACAGCTGTGCTCCGCATCCTCCTTCATGCTAGGGCACCACTCAGTGTCCTTCGCTCTGCTCACAGTGTTTGTCTTAGCTCAGGGATGAACCGCATTAGATCTGCCTGAGTCTTCTGAGGCACAATCCAAGGCCTATTGCCTGCTGCACCTACAGCACAAGAACCATTACTTTCCCTTACTGTGCAGATTGACCTCATGGGTCTGTTCATATTAATCCCTCTTAATTTCCATAGTTGGAAGGGGACATATTCCCAGactggggcaggctgctgggctctgccacagccagTCAAAGTCACCCACCCTTGAatctttcagcctgagtttaTCACACATGATCCAACACGAGTTTCTCGGCATCTCAATGGCTGTTTCAAGTGTAGTTA comes from Anser cygnoides isolate HZ-2024a breed goose chromosome 28, Taihu_goose_T2T_genome, whole genome shotgun sequence and encodes:
- the LOC136787176 gene encoding olfactory receptor 14C36-like; the protein is MAQGSLRETCPNFSLSFTTCTDPHSQKNQMSNSSSITEFLLLPFADTRELQLLHFALFLAIYLAALLGNGLILTAVACDHRLHTPMYFFLLNLALLDLGSISTTLPKAMANSLWDTRAISYMGCVAQEFLFVFLMSSDFSLLTVMAYDRYVAICKPLHYGTLLGSRACAQMAAAAWGSGLLNALLLTANTFSLPLCRGNAVDQFFCEIPQILKLSCSHSYHRDLRLLAFSSLLFLGCFIFIVLSYIQIFKAMLRMPSEQGRHKAFSTCVPHLVVVSLLIVTGMFAYLKPPSIFSPALDLVVAVLYSVVPPALNPLIYSMRMQALKDAIVKVLLWTFFRNHKCPISLHR